In Yersinia enterocolitica subsp. enterocolitica, one DNA window encodes the following:
- the amiC gene encoding N-acetylmuramoyl-L-alanine amidase AmiC, translating to MADSNHNSGRRRLLQGAAATWLLSVSRVGFAASSHIIAVRIWPSSTYTRVTLESNTPLKYRQFALTNPDRIVVDIEGVHLNSALKEMTKQVQSGDPYLKQARVGQFDKNTVRLVLELKQSISPQLFTLKPFAEFKNRLVVDLYPQEGKTSAEDDPLLALLEDYNKGNVERTLPAEAPKAGKAGRDRPIVIMLDPGHGGEDPGAIGRNKTREKDIVLQIARRLQALIKKESNMRVFMTRNEDVFIPLKVRVAKARKLRADLFISIHADAFTSQAARGSSVFALSTKGATSTAARFLAQTQNEADQIGGVSKSGDRYLDHTMIDLLQTATINDSLKFGKEVLNRMGKINKLHKNRVDQAGFAVLKAPDIPSILVETAFISNLEEERKLRTSHFQQQVAESIFAGIKAYFANGGAMARL from the coding sequence ATGGCAGATTCAAATCATAATTCTGGGCGTCGGCGTCTACTACAAGGTGCTGCCGCGACCTGGCTACTGAGTGTTAGCCGGGTTGGATTTGCTGCTTCTTCCCATATTATTGCCGTCAGGATTTGGCCCTCTTCAACTTATACCCGCGTCACCCTGGAATCCAATACACCGCTTAAATATCGTCAATTTGCGCTGACTAATCCGGATCGGATCGTGGTTGATATTGAAGGCGTGCATCTCAATAGCGCATTGAAAGAGATGACTAAGCAAGTTCAGTCCGGTGACCCTTACCTTAAGCAGGCACGGGTTGGGCAATTTGATAAAAATACGGTTCGGCTGGTTTTGGAGTTGAAGCAAAGTATTAGCCCACAGCTCTTTACTCTTAAACCCTTTGCTGAGTTCAAAAATCGCCTGGTAGTGGATCTCTATCCGCAAGAGGGGAAAACTTCGGCTGAAGATGATCCGTTACTGGCATTATTGGAAGATTATAATAAAGGTAATGTGGAACGCACTTTACCTGCTGAGGCACCCAAAGCGGGTAAAGCAGGGCGCGATAGGCCGATTGTTATTATGCTAGACCCAGGGCACGGTGGGGAAGACCCAGGAGCGATTGGGCGAAATAAGACCCGTGAGAAAGACATTGTGCTGCAAATTGCCCGTCGGTTGCAGGCACTGATTAAGAAAGAATCGAATATGCGGGTATTTATGACGCGTAATGAAGATGTCTTTATTCCATTAAAAGTCCGGGTGGCGAAAGCCCGTAAGCTGCGTGCGGATTTATTCATTTCGATTCATGCCGATGCCTTTACCAGTCAGGCAGCCAGAGGTTCCTCTGTCTTTGCGTTATCGACTAAAGGTGCAACCAGTACTGCTGCGCGTTTTTTAGCGCAAACACAGAATGAGGCCGACCAGATTGGCGGGGTTAGCAAAAGTGGTGATCGCTATCTTGACCATACCATGATTGATTTGCTGCAAACCGCGACGATTAATGACAGCCTAAAATTTGGTAAAGAAGTGCTCAACCGCATGGGGAAAATTAATAAGCTGCACAAAAATCGTGTTGATCAAGCGGGCTTTGCTGTATTGAAAGCACCTGACATTCCATCAATTTTGGTTGAGACGGCGTTTATCAGCAATTTGGAAGAAGAGCGAAAGTTACGAACCAGCCATTTTCAGCAGCAAGTGGCCGAATCCATATTTGCCGGTATCAAAGCTTATTTTGCTAATGGTGGGGCGATGGCCCGACTTTAA
- the argA gene encoding amino-acid N-acetyltransferase yields MKERSTELVQGFRHSVPYINAHRGKTFVVMLGGEAIEHENFSSIVNDIGLLHSLGIRLVVVYGARPQIDSNLAQHHYEPVYHKHTRVTDARTLEMVKQAAGLLQLDITARLSMSLNNTPLQGAHINVVSGNFIIAQPLGVDDGVDYCHSGRIRRIDEEAIHRQLDNGAIVLLGPVAVSVTGESFNLTSEEVATQLAIKLKAEKMIGFCSSQGVTDSEGNIISELFPNDAQKRIEDLEQEGDYNSGTVRFLRGAVKACRSGVRRSHLLSYQEDGALVQELFSRDGIGTQIVMESAEQVRRATINDIGGILELIRPLEQQGILVRRSREQLEMEIDKFTIIERDNLTIACAALYPFPEEQIGEMACVAVHPDYRSSSRGEMLLKRVANQARQMGLKKLFVLTTRSIHWFQERGFTPAEVDVLPIQKQELYNYQRRSKILLADL; encoded by the coding sequence GTGAAGGAACGTAGTACTGAACTGGTCCAGGGATTTCGCCACTCAGTTCCCTATATCAATGCGCACCGCGGCAAGACATTTGTTGTCATGCTGGGTGGCGAGGCGATTGAGCATGAAAACTTTTCTAGTATCGTTAACGATATAGGCTTGTTGCATAGCCTTGGGATCAGGCTGGTTGTGGTCTATGGCGCTCGTCCACAAATTGACAGCAATCTGGCACAGCATCACTACGAACCTGTTTATCACAAGCATACCCGAGTCACTGATGCCAGGACATTGGAAATGGTCAAACAGGCGGCGGGTTTATTGCAGCTGGATATCACTGCAAGATTATCGATGAGTTTGAATAATACTCCGCTCCAGGGTGCGCATATCAATGTGGTCAGCGGTAATTTTATTATTGCTCAGCCGTTGGGTGTGGATGATGGTGTTGATTATTGCCATAGCGGCCGTATTCGCCGGATCGATGAAGAAGCGATTCATCGCCAGTTGGACAATGGCGCTATTGTGTTGCTGGGGCCAGTGGCAGTATCAGTGACCGGCGAGAGCTTTAATTTGACCTCTGAAGAAGTTGCAACTCAATTAGCTATCAAACTGAAAGCTGAAAAAATGATCGGCTTCTGTTCATCACAAGGGGTGACGGATAGCGAAGGCAATATTATTTCAGAACTGTTCCCTAATGATGCTCAAAAACGGATTGAAGATCTGGAGCAGGAGGGTGATTACAACTCGGGGACAGTACGTTTTCTGCGTGGTGCCGTGAAAGCGTGCCGCAGCGGTGTACGCCGGAGCCATTTACTGAGTTATCAAGAAGATGGCGCTCTGGTACAAGAACTGTTCTCTCGTGATGGTATCGGTACCCAGATTGTCATGGAGAGTGCAGAACAAGTTCGTCGCGCGACCATTAATGATATTGGCGGCATATTAGAGTTGATTCGCCCACTGGAGCAGCAAGGCATTTTAGTACGCCGTTCACGCGAGCAGCTTGAGATGGAAATAGACAAATTCACCATTATCGAACGAGATAATCTGACTATTGCCTGCGCCGCACTTTATCCTTTCCCCGAGGAGCAAATCGGTGAAATGGCCTGTGTCGCGGTACATCCGGATTATCGCAGTTCCTCCCGTGGTGAAATGCTGTTAAAACGGGTAGCGAATCAGGCGCGGCAAATGGGGCTTAAAAAACTCTTTGTGTTAACTACCCGTAGTATCCACTGGTTCCAGGAGCGAGGTTTTACTCCCGCAGAGGTTGACGTGTTACCTATTCAGAAGCAGGAGTTGTATAACTATCAGCGCCGCTCAAAGATTTTACTGGCAGATTTGTAA
- the recD gene encoding exodeoxyribonuclease V subunit alpha gives MMTLLEQAVRDHLLRPLDVQFSRMIAGDNDPMLQLAAAVLSAEAGAGHVCLPLSYLQPDQLFGGRQPALSQALWQAVGAPDQLHWIQKLNSSPAVSDGSQPTPLVLQNDRLYLQRMWQYEGDVVRFIASDNMASLINETSGGSETRDVNETLLRDTLDRLFGPAENEVDWQKVAAAVAATRRISVISGGPGTGKTTTVAKLLTALIQLSKGQRLRIQLAAPTGKAAARLTESLGNAIRQLSLTDDERKLFPDQASTLHRLLGAQPNSQRLRYHRGNPLNLDVLVVDEASMVDLPMMARLIAALPTKAQVIFLGDRDQLASVEVGAVLGDICRFAELGYSAPRAKQLARLTGCTLVGNIPIGEVETDTVNVRDSLCLLRKSYRFDEKSGIGQLALAVNAGRYRDALAVFNGTYSDIERFSLADSDDYQVLLEDCAAGYQHYLELAAAGADAVDVLAAFGRYQLLCALRAGPFGVSGLNERIEQLLHRKRLIERTPGPSGRWYVGRPVMIGLNDSALGLFNGDIGIALLDPEGELRVHFQLPDGNIKSVQPSRLPSHETAYAMTVHKSQGSEFEHTALVLPNTFMPVLTRELVYTAITRARQRLTLYCSDTVLSHAIRTPTLRVSGLVDRLNQLK, from the coding sequence ACTGGATGTTCAGTTCTCGCGGATGATAGCCGGTGATAATGATCCCATGTTGCAACTGGCAGCCGCTGTTCTCAGTGCTGAAGCTGGTGCTGGGCACGTGTGTCTACCATTGAGTTATTTGCAGCCAGATCAGCTGTTTGGTGGCCGACAGCCCGCGCTATCACAAGCACTGTGGCAGGCTGTCGGTGCACCAGATCAATTACATTGGATACAAAAACTCAATAGCTCCCCGGCAGTCAGCGATGGTTCGCAACCCACCCCCTTAGTGTTGCAAAATGACCGTTTGTATTTACAACGGATGTGGCAATACGAAGGTGATGTCGTGCGCTTTATTGCCAGTGACAATATGGCGTCGCTTATCAACGAAACCAGTGGCGGCAGCGAAACCAGAGATGTCAACGAAACATTATTAAGAGATACGCTTGATCGCCTATTTGGGCCGGCAGAAAATGAGGTCGACTGGCAAAAAGTCGCCGCGGCGGTAGCGGCTACCCGCCGTATTTCCGTGATTTCCGGTGGTCCAGGGACGGGGAAAACAACGACGGTAGCCAAGTTATTGACCGCATTGATACAACTGAGCAAAGGGCAACGTTTACGTATCCAACTTGCCGCTCCAACCGGTAAAGCTGCCGCACGGTTAACTGAATCGCTGGGGAACGCCATTCGCCAGCTCTCACTAACTGACGATGAACGCAAGCTATTCCCAGATCAAGCATCCACATTACACCGTTTATTGGGTGCACAACCTAACAGCCAGCGCTTACGGTACCATCGTGGTAACCCGCTAAACCTTGATGTGCTGGTGGTTGATGAAGCATCAATGGTGGATTTGCCCATGATGGCACGGCTCATTGCAGCATTACCCACTAAAGCTCAGGTGATTTTTCTCGGTGACCGTGACCAATTGGCTTCGGTAGAGGTGGGAGCTGTACTGGGTGATATATGTCGCTTTGCTGAGTTGGGTTACAGCGCGCCTAGAGCTAAACAGTTAGCTCGCTTAACGGGATGCACATTGGTGGGAAACATCCCGATTGGTGAGGTGGAGACAGATACCGTCAATGTCCGTGATAGTTTGTGTTTGCTGCGCAAAAGTTACCGCTTCGATGAAAAGTCCGGTATCGGGCAACTTGCTTTAGCGGTTAATGCCGGGAGATATCGTGATGCGTTAGCCGTTTTTAACGGTACATATTCGGATATCGAGCGCTTTTCTCTGGCAGATTCCGATGATTATCAGGTATTGCTGGAGGATTGTGCTGCTGGTTATCAGCACTATCTTGAACTGGCAGCCGCAGGTGCTGATGCGGTGGATGTACTTGCTGCATTTGGCCGCTATCAACTGTTATGCGCATTACGCGCCGGGCCATTTGGTGTCAGTGGCTTAAACGAGCGAATCGAACAACTATTGCATCGCAAGCGATTAATAGAGCGAACACCAGGGCCATCGGGCCGTTGGTATGTTGGCAGGCCGGTGATGATAGGGCTTAATGACAGTGCACTCGGTTTATTCAACGGCGATATTGGTATTGCTTTGCTTGATCCTGAAGGTGAGCTGCGGGTGCATTTCCAATTACCAGACGGCAATATCAAATCGGTGCAGCCGAGTCGTCTTCCCAGCCATGAAACTGCTTATGCTATGACCGTACATAAATCTCAAGGATCGGAGTTTGAGCATACTGCATTGGTTCTACCCAATACGTTCATGCCAGTGTTAACTCGAGAATTGGTCTATACCGCGATTACCCGCGCACGCCAGCGTTTGACACTGTATTGCAGCGATACAGTATTAAGTCATGCGATACGTACCCCTACGCTTCGCGTGAGCGGATTGGTAGATCGTTTGAATCAATTGAAGTGA